The window TATGcacttttgataaattaaattgaTGGATTTTTTTCTATTCATACGCCCACTAGGTGCTGCTGGAGTTAGTTGCTGGCAAAACTAAATTACCTACGTCGCCTCTAATTTCCAACCGATAACAGAATTATTATATTGGCACAAAAACGGTCAACAATAATAGGCCTGCTGGCGCTATCGCTTATCCGGCCCAATCTTATTTCATAACATGAAGACGGGCCGATGTCCTTGGGGCTATGATGCGGGGTTACAGTGGTATAGTACAAAATTTATCTTCATAAGTTCGTATTTATATatgatattattataataaattataaaattaacttCCAACGTACGTAAAATACATCGCGAATTAATTGAGCCAATGCGAAGGGTTACTATGATCGCTAATGCCCCGTGATTTATTTATCTTCCTTTTAAATGAAATAATCTTGGAGAATCTAAAATAGGAatatcatcttttatttttaggacgtatttaatttaagtcatgcgtaatcacataattaaaattataagaaatacaataatataatttaacattATTTAGTTCAATCCTAACTAATAcaatacaaatttatttatttggagATTTTAGTATATATACCCTGGTTAAACATTTtacaattaaattaatttaatatatgattaatttttaacaaataaaataaaatattattattaatattaatattaatattaaattattagtatcattattattattaattattattattatttattgtttTAGAACAATGGGAGGATTTTCTCGAGCATTTTCAGGAGTTGTTGCCGAATGAATTTCGCAACTGAAGACATCATATTTCACTATCTATGAGCCGACTCTCGTACCCAATTCTAACTTATTGTGCATTTATTCCAAAAAAAAGTCTCATGAAAATATCATAAAGAATTTAGTGCATAAGTGGATTATAACAAATTATCACTAAAAATAATATAATCTGATTCAACTCAAATTGTCTATATAACAAATAAAACATGCAACAACAAGTTAGTGTCATCCTCTCAACATCCTCCAAGCCTGTGCTAGTTTATGGCTCCACAAAACTCACTAAAACGATCGTGGAGTACCATTCCAACTCGAGCAAAGATTTCCAACTGAGTAAAGATGACCGTAACAAAACTCCAACTCTCTTCAACCATGAAGCAATGGGTGAGATGGTAGAAGTTCAGATAGTGTACCCAAGAATGCTGTAAAATGTTCCACACTGAAGCGCAACTATATAAAAGATTTTGAAGTTAGGGCATCAACAATATATTGAACACTGTCCATCAAAGGGAACCCTATGACATACCACATGAAAGAACAAAATTTTGAAGTTGGTAACAATGAGATAAACAAAGTGAAGGATCAATTGCCATCGTTATATCTGAATAGCACATCAAACAGAGAGACAAAAGAATGTACGGTTGGGAttgtaaggttgcaaatatagtctcacattgaaaacacatgggaaagatcatgggtttataagagaaaatatatctccattgacatgagaccttttggatagagcccaagagaaaaattatgagggcttaggtccaaaatggacaatatcataccattatagagatatctaaattcttttcgcaTTAGCATATCAAAAATGGATCATAGATCAAACTACCTATTTGCGGTGAACAGAATTTAATCAAATGGATCATATTTTAAATTAAGGAGGCATTTtgttctttcctaggaatcgaAATGGGAATGaatatcatagtattgtggaatgagaatgggtatgagcttgggtatcattcttaaaaataatgtttggttagttgaatattttcaatcagaatgaacctaaatttccttttttacccttagaggaaaataagaaaaataattagatggaagagaaagttgaatgtgagagaaatatatgatgagagagaaagtgtgatgggaaaaatgaagagagagaacgtgtgatgagagaaaatgaggagagagagcatgataggagagattgataAGAGAaagagtatgataagagagaaagtgtgttgaaagagaaagagtgatggaaaaaatgaagagagagaaaatgaggagagaaagtataataagaaagtgtgatgagagagaaagtgtgatgggaaaaaataaagagagggaaagtgtgatgagagaaaatgagaagagagagtatgatggaagataatgaagagagagaaagtatgataagagaaaatatggagagagagtatggtaagagatattgaggagagagaaagtatgatgaaagaaaaagtatgaagaaaaatgaggagagaatgaagagagaaaataatgagagaaagagtatgatgagagaggatatagagagaaaatgatagacaatgtatgatgagagagaatgaggagagaaagtgtgatggaagagaatgaagagagagaaagtgtgatgagataaaatatgtagagagagtatggtaagagagattgaggagagataaagaatgatgagagagaaagtataatgaaaaaatgaggagaaaataatgagagagaatgtgtgatgagagagaatatagagaatgtgtgatgagagagaatgaggagagagaaagtacgttGAGAGAGAAAAATGTTATGatagaacaaggagagagaaagtatgatgagagagaataaggagagagagtgtgaaatgaaagaaaaattgaacaaatatattaagggtatattcgtccaaaacttaattcttatttcCATTCTATCAAAACCCAAGGAAAGGGGTAAGTTTCATCCATACTCaagtttttggatttcattctaaaattttgattccattcccatcaaccaaacataaaatttgagaatgaaTCCATTTCTTCATTCTCAGTCCTCTAAACCAAACACCACCTAAATATTTGCTGTGAATAAAATTTAATCAAATGGAtcatattttaaattaactatttGCGGTATATAAATGATCTCACAATCTGAATTGTGACTTTTACTTGTACTTGGAACATAAAAACCACTAAAATGTATTATAGGTTCAAAACAACAGAAATCGAAATAATGGAATTATTAAAGATTTAATTGGTTTTGAAAGATTGTTTCACGCAATTGCTAGAGAACAAAAGCTGCATAGTAGAGCAAAATTAGTTTGTTTTGTTTTAGCATTGTTGTTGTTCCAAGTCGAGACAAATAGGAGTTGATAATGATAGTTTAATGCAAGGTTTGTTGAGGGCAGATGTTTGATAAAGTTAAGAAGATCGTGTATGGGAATCCAAATACTTATATACTAGGTTTCTTACAAATGAGAGTAATTGCTACTCCCCACAAGTGTTTGATGATTGGATCTACTGAGAAATGTATTAATAGGGTTTAAGAATATACCTTTTCCAAAAAGACGAGTGAGGACTGTTCGCACGTGGGACGCCTTCCGAGGGGTGAAAGTCACTAGGGTTCTTCATGAGAGGTGAAAGCCGTTAGGGTTCTTCGTAAGTAGAGAAGTCCTCATAAGAGTGGGGAACACAGCGAGATCGCCGCAAGAGGGAGGTTCGCCGTGGGTTATTTTTATCTCATAGGATAAATATTGAaggataattttgattaaaaaattgtCTTAACTCCGGAATCAAGAGAAAAAATTCTTTTTAGTGGTTTTCTTATTCCAAGTTGCATATCCAGATTACTAATATATCATACATGTATTATGACTCAAGAATTATTGattacctaaattaaataaattttttattaataatcttAAATAAATAATCCAGATTAACTGTCAACCAAATACACCAATAAAAAATACCGATTATTGGGTTTGAAATATTTCAAGATTAAGTTTGAAATATTTATTACGCTGAGCCGTCCACCATCGTACGATTCCGATTTTCTCGACTCACTGTGTGAAAAACTTCAGTGTCTTTCATCTGAATATTTTCTTCTGGCATAAAATTAGGGTTCGGTAGAAAGCCGTATGAATGCCTCGAAATTGAACCGTTATTGTTATCGTTTGATGATTTGCAAGGATTGACCTCTGGACATCCGCATTGGCATCTGCGGGTAGCCTTCTATGCGAGGAATAAAGGATTGATTTTGAGGGTGGATGATGTACCGGAGCGTGGCTGAAAGCGCCACGCGCGGTGGGACGGCCTCGGATAGCGGAGATGTTGTGGTGACTCTCGATCAGTTGCCTTGTTGGAACGATGCAGACCAAAGGTATTACGTTGCTGGGGGTCTGTCGTCGCCGCTGTCATACTTCTCCGACCCTCTTACTTCGCCTTCTGTAGCTGATTCCGGGGGGAAATCGAGGTTCCCTGTGGATCACGAAATCAATTCCAAGATTTATCTTTGGCGTGGAAACCCATGGAATCTGGAGGTAGATGCGGTTGTGAATTCCACTAATGAGGTGAGATTTGAGTTTGATGTTCTCTTTTCAGGAATCTCCTATTGCACTCAGATGCACcctttctctctctatatatacacATGTTTTGGAGGGAGGATTCTGGCTTTATGCAATTTAGATTGCTTTGTAGAACTTGGATGAAGCACATAGCAGCCTTGGCTTACATGCTGCTGCTGGCCCTGATCTTGCAGAAGAATGTGCATCTTTGGTATAATCCGGAAACATCCAATTGgctgtttttttcttcttctttcttttgcttcattttttGTATTCCTTGTTCATTGGCATTAGCTTTGACGTGTTATTTGCAGGGTGGTTGTCGAACTGGAATGGCTAAAATTACTAACGCTTATGATCTCCCTTCTAGGTAGGCATTAGCTAACTATCATTATTAGAGAATACAATATGTCGGAGAAGAAAATTCAATTATACTCTTTTTTGTAACATGTCCTATGCGCAATTGTAATATTGTATTATCTTTTGATTTTCTGGTTGTAGGATTTGTATATTTATACAGTTTAATGAGGGTAACCATTATATCGTAAATCTTTCATGGTTTTACGATGCTTTCTTTTACATAACACTAAAAGTATATCCATTCTTTATTGTTGTCTTTGTAAGGCACTTGCAGGTTTCAAAATACAATCTTGTTAGCACTAAATTCTTGTGATAATTGTTATGGAACGGCTACTATTTTTTTATCAACTTATTATCAAGAATTCACGGtgtttataattatatatttatctAGTTCTTCCAAATATGTAGCTTCTTGTTTGTTGACTTGTAAAGCTTGTATTCAATGTGATCATGCAGAAAAGTTATTCATACAGTCGGCCCCAAGTATGCTGTCAAGTACCATACAGCCGCAGAAAATGCTCTTAGCCATTGCTATCGTTCTTGCTTAGAGATTCTTATTGAAAATGGATTACAAAGGTTATTTCTGGAGATTTTACTAGTGTTTGTTTTGATTTGTTATTGACATCTCCAACATTTGTTTACATCTTTTAAGATGCCAAACTGAGTATTTTCTGACATACTCATGCAGTATTGCAACTGGATGTATTTATACTGAGGCCAAAACCTATCCTCGTGAGCCAGCTGCACATGTTGCCATAAGTGTGTAATGATGAGCTATCCTGTTTATCAATTTGTTATCAATCTGTTATTCTGATGAAATTAGTTGATGACATTAACATTCTTCTATTCTCCTTTTCTCATTCATATTCTTATGCGTCAGGTGACATGGACATGGATTAATTGTTTCTTTCTGTTTTTCTGGATGTTTGTTTACATTGTTCAAATTGCTTATGCTGATTACATTTCTCCATCACTTGGGTAGGAACTGTTAGGCGTTTTCTGGAGAAACAAAAAGACAAAATTACTGTAGTTGTTTTTTGTACCACCACATCAATTGATACAGAAATATATAGAAGGTACGTGCTTCTACAAGCTTAGCATTCCCATGTCAACCATAAGCATGGTATCAAATATAAACATATCAAATGAAACATGTATGCACTACTTTGTAATAACAAACATTGGGAAGAGCATTCAAAAGGCCTCTCCTTTATACGGTGTTGTGATTGTTCTTCTTCAAGTCTTCTTTTCTTTGACTTCTATATAATTGAAGGTTGCTTCCACTTTACTTTCCGAGGGATAAGCATGAAGAAGAGATTGCTGTGTCAAAACTTCCAACAGATGTTGGAGATGAGAATGGCGGGACGGTTATTGATGAAAGGAAAATCAGAATAAAACCTTTGCCTGCACCTTCTGTGTCCAAGGCATCTACTTCAACAATCTCTTTAGATCCTCCATTTTCTGATGTTGGATTGACTCTGAGATGGTTAGTTGAAGCTAACAAGCATTGAATCATTGCTTTTTCAAAAATTGCCACTGAAAAGTACACtattttttcatataatttcttcCATTCTTTGTGTAAAACGTGACAGTTTTTTGGCTTTTCTTCATCTTTTTTTTGGCATAGTGATTTGCAATAAGTTTTTCTGTGCAGATTGTCAGTTTGATATCCTTTTTCCACTAAACTTTAGATTTTTCTTGGAAAACTAATATCTTAACAAATTATCAGCATGGTATCTTTTTCTACTGACATGTGTCCTTTCAGCCAGAACCCTATCAGCTTGGAATCCTACCTCGATCCTACATTTATGTCATTGATTAAGGATCCTGACCAGAGAAGGAAAGAGCGGCAGGAAAAGGTTGCTGAAACACAAAATGATTTTAATTGTGCTAAGCTTCTTGGATATGGTGATCTTAGTGGCCCACCACTCTCTGCTGCTGAAGAGTTTTCTCTCCATTCAAGATATCTTGCCAAAGCAAATTCTCTTAATCTGACAGATATTGCTGAAATGAAGATAGTGTAAGTATcttacataaaattaaaactttgtgCACTACTTTGTGCATATGTTTTGTATTGGCCAGATAAAGTTTTATGGCACTCATTACTGAACTGAGTGGCTATGCTTAAGCTTTAATGTATGATGGCCTTTATAACTATATAGCAATGTGTAACTGATGTTTCACCCCGAGTTGTTAACTAAAATATTTTACATTTTTGCATCAATTTCAGTTATCGTGGTGGTGTAGACTGTGAAGGAAGGCCTGTCATGGTTGTCATAGGAGCTCATTTTCTTTTGCGGTGCCTTGATATGGAGCGATTTGTACTGTATGTTGTAAAGGTATGTCAGTAATATCTTAATCTTTCTTCTTTGTAAAGGTATGCAAGTAATACAACTTTTTGTTAGTGAAACTATATTTTGGTGAACTTGACTAAATAATCATCAAATATTATCTTAAATGCGTATAACTATTTGATTATTGGCAAGCAACAAGGTTTGCATATTAACTCATTCATTATTTTAGTCAAAATGTTATCAGGAACTTTTCAGTTAAAATACCTATAGTCCAGGAACATTAATTGGATAAAATTGCTGCAAATGTAGGATTTGTTTGGCCCTTTAACTCTCAGGTTAATCTAAAACCTAATTACATATAGTATTTTGGATGCTTTTGTCTGCCATGTTTTGGTAAGATAATTTTGATGGGCAGAGTCAAATTGTTAGACTACCATCTTGTTGTTGTTATAACTGTTACTTTTCATGGAACAAGTAAACTTGGAATTATCTTTTACAATGAAGAACTTAGTCccttattataaattttaaagtttactTGCAGTAATACAAAAAAATCCACCCATGAAAATAAACTCTGCCATGGCTAGTTTCAAGACTAAATAAAGGAGGGTTGTGTTAGCATAGGCAAATGTTATGTATGGATCCACCATACTATTGCACTAATGTTAGGTTATTTCCAGGAAGAAACACGATACAGGGTCCTACTGCAACATCTCGATaatgaccgctacatctccatgagcaGGTTCGTAAGAACAGCCGCAACGGATAGCTgatttgtaaaaaataaaaaataaagaataataaagaattcgtaaaaaaattaaataaatgtataaattacattagtaataaaaaattaaatacatGAAGCCATAAAAAATCAATATACCATGAGAAAAAATTCAATGAAAATTATACCTTATCAAAGCTAATACCATGAAGAGTGACGGGGAGGAATTAAATCTTTATTATATTCTACATATGAGCGTCGATataaattaacattaaattatCCTTATGGATATTCATTTGATTGAGTTGATGAAAGATGTTCAAAATTAGATGATTGAATTTGTAATAGTGTTTCATCATTGCGATTATAATATCCAAAACCTCGATACTCAAAAAAATTGCCAGTAGCACTTGACGATTCACAATCACGACTATGACGTCCAATATTGCTGCCAAGAGATGTTGAATAATCAAGAATTACATTATGTGCCTTATTATAATAACCCTCAAATCCATAATGTCTAATTCCACTTGTATAGGATGGTGAAGAATTAGATGATCTATCAAATGAATTGTGTCTGAGTTGATCGCTACCATAGTATCCATATCCACCTGATTGATATCCAATTAGACCATACTTAATATCTTGAGACTCCTAATTATAACTTCTTGATCCATAATCATCTCTTATTAGAATTTGTTGGTTTCCTCTCAAAATTAGACATTTCATATGTTCTTCAACACCCATATACTGTTGTGAAGATCCAATCAAATGTTCTTTATTATTGGTATCAagagattttgataaacttaccAAAAAGTGACATTGTTCCTCAATCCTAGGTTGATACTCATGATTATCTGTGTTGCACAATAATTTTCATGACCTTGTGCCATGTCATACCCGTGTCACACTGATCATTTTGATGACTTGATGACCATGATGTTCACCTTGACTTTGTTAAATATTTCCATCATTTGAAGCATCATTGTCGTCACTTTCATCACTATCTTCACTATCATCTCTTGATAAAACTCCTTTTCCTTTCAATTATGTTGACTTTTCTACATTATTCTTCTTTCTTGAATGACTTTGAACGCTTGTAGTTGTGTTGTGTTCTTCAGCATCTAATGCTTGAAGTGCTTGATCTAACCATGccaaatcattattttttaaaacttgtgGTTCATTATCTCTTGTCCATTCATTTAAGATGTCATCATTATGAAAAATGTGATTGAGGTCTATAGGATTGTAAAATTCATCATGGTCTTTTCTATATATCATGTTTCATACCCTAAGCCGCATATTCTAGTAAACATAAATTAATTTGTGCAATTTTTTTGATAGCCAAGCGATTACGAAGTTGTGTGTATAAGAGACCttgtactccaatttctttcacatcccAAAGACGAGCATGTTTGACTTAAAACTTTTATTGCAATGTTTCGAAGGTGTGGGGCATCTTCACCATAATGGATCCACCATTCAACTGATACAAACAAAtcaatatcatatatatttttgtaattataattatttataaaatttaaattcaaaacccTGGAGACTTTATTTTAACGGTCATTTTTGCTAGTGTAGACTAAAATTCATCTATATGAGAGAGAACAAATAATTATTGCTAGTGTAGACCAAAATTCTTCTATATGAGAGAGAACAAATAATTATTGTTTatgtttggaaaaaaaaatataggaacataaaaaaaatttacttcaCCACTGAAGCTTGTGCATTTAAGTCTGGCTCCAATCTCTTGATTACAACCTTTAATCCTCATTTAACTTCATCATTATAAACACAAATTCCGAAATATTCAAGTAACGGGTTTAGGAAATATGCTGAAATATCAATacgatattaaaaattaaaaataaggaATTTGTAAATGATTTTGATGATATACTTTGTACtatacaatttaaataaataaattatatggtTACTCGCAACACATAGATGTTGGTGCTATTGATTATACCATTGATTATTAATAATATCCCAATATGATTGTTGATCTCcagtattattttttattgtcaTTTTTGCTCTATCCATTGCTTTGTAGACAATtgacattattattttttttatcttggtcaactaatttcaaaagttttactAATGGTCCAATTGCAGCACAAATATCACTAGCCCTCTTCCAAAATCTTCCATCTATTATGATATTTGTAATTTTTTctgtttctttccatcttttgCTTGTGCTATTGTATGTTTCCCAAATACCAGAAGTGCACATTCATTTTAAATATGAAGAATGTCGAACAAGGCATTCAATTGGAATAAATTTTGTCGTAAATCAAGTTATTCCTGGTCTTAATAATTCTCGGTCATTTATAAATGTTTTTATTAAATTCACAACTTTATCATTATTATATATGAAGCTTGTTATTTGCTTGGCTTTGTCAACACACTTTTTTGCTTTCATCATGTTGGCAACATCCTCTAGCATGAGATTGATAGTGTGTTGTACAAGGAGACTAAAGCAAATGCGGTTTTCTATCATCAATTTGTCACCAACATCCTTATTTGCACCTTCACTGTTTGTGACCACATGCACAACATTTTCCTCAATTTcatcaaaaattttatttaacaaaaataaataaaatcaacgaTCTttgctttgttggtgcaattaacaGAACTATGAAATATCATGTTGCAGTCACAATatatcataaaatttataattgGATGCTTGTTGCACTGCTCTAAACGTCGCACATTATTCTGCATCCATACTTTGGCTATTTTGATTTTAAAGTGCTCAAATCTTCATTTATCTCATCCACCTCCTCTTGAAAATAAACACCACCAATTGGTGTCGGACCTTTTTTTCTTGTTCCAGCCCCAACAATGATGTTTATCATGGATTGATAGTATGGACTATTATCTATTATATTAAATGGAATAACACTATATATGAAccattttgatattttcttaccCACATCTTTTACTTTTTTAGCACCAaatcaatttttaatatttatatttcGTGGGAAACATAAAAGTATTAGTGGCTTTTTTGAGAGATCCTTTTTTCAAACCAAGA is drawn from Zingiber officinale cultivar Zhangliang chromosome 1B, Zo_v1.1, whole genome shotgun sequence and contains these coding sequences:
- the LOC121985278 gene encoding protein GDAP2 homolog, translating into MMYRSVAESATRGGTASDSGDVVVTLDQLPCWNDADQRYYVAGGLSSPLSYFSDPLTSPSVADSGGKSRFPVDHEINSKIYLWRGNPWNLEVDAVVNSTNENLDEAHSSLGLHAAAGPDLAEECASLGGCRTGMAKITNAYDLPSRKVIHTVGPKYAVKYHTAAENALSHCYRSCLEILIENGLQSIATGCIYTEAKTYPREPAAHVAIRTVRRFLEKQKDKITVVVFCTTTSIDTEIYRRLLPLYFPRDKHEEEIAVSKLPTDVGDENGGTVIDERKIRIKPLPAPSVSKASTSTISLDPPFSDVGLTLRCQNPISLESYLDPTFMSLIKDPDQRRKERQEKVAETQNDFNCAKLLGYGDLSGPPLSAAEEFSLHSRYLAKANSLNLTDIAEMKIVYRGGVDCEGRPVMVVIGAHFLLRCLDMERFVLYVVKEFEPLIQKPYSIVYIHSAASLQVQPDLGWMKRMQQVLGRKHKKNLHAIYALHPTLGLRTAIFALQLLVDGEVWKKIVYVDRLLHLFRYVPREQLTIPDFVFQHDLEVNGGKGFIVDPRTKYIYKRTSA